In a single window of the Cygnus olor isolate bCygOlo1 chromosome 5, bCygOlo1.pri.v2, whole genome shotgun sequence genome:
- the ATG14 gene encoding beclin 1-associated autophagy-related key regulator → MAAPSGCRPQPGGQGGAGAGAGPGAAPAALRGPEEDAEGLYVAVERCPLCNTTRRRLTCAKCVRGGDFVFFDGRDSERFSDKKERLMHLKTKQREFQKHVLKAMEGKEITDQLRWKIMSCKMRIEQLKQTICKENDEMTRHAEGLLRIKEENQKHYRRAQRHQEKKEKIQRHNRRLGDLVEKKTYDLKTQHEHLANLRRTHILELTSVIFPIEEVKTSMRDPADVSSESDNAMTSSTVSKLAEARRTTYLSGRWVCDDHNGDTSISITGPWITLPNNGDYSAYYSWVEEKKTTQGPDMEHNNPAYTISAALCYATQLVNTLSLILDVNLPKKLCNSEFCGENLSKHRFTRAVKKLNANILHLCFSQHVNLDLLHPLHTLRNLMYLVSPDTENLGRSGPFEISADLEDSMEFVDPSAAGETDESGDEHVSDEETDLGTDWENLPSPRFCDIPSQQVEMLQSQSTQASQPIASSSAGGMISSAAASVTSWFKAYTGHR, encoded by the exons ATGGCGGCTCCCAGCGGCTGCCGGCCGCAGCCCGGCGGGCAggggggcgccggggccggggcaggacCTGGGGCCGCTCccgcggcgctgcggggcccCGAGGAAGACGCCGAGGGCCTGTACGTGGCGGTGGAGCGGTGCCCGCTCTGCAACACCACGCGCCGCCGCCTCACCTGCGCCAAGTGCGTCCGGGGCGGCGACTTCGTCTTCTTCGACGGCCGCGACTCGGAGAG GTTCTCAGACAAGAAAGAAAGGTTGATGCATCTTAAAACTAAACAGAGAGAATTCCAAAAACA TGTTTTGAAGGCCATGGAAGGCAAAGAGATAACTGATCAGCTG agatggaaaataatGTCTTGCAAGATGAGGATCGAGCAGCTGAAACAGaccatttgcaaagaaaatgatgaaatgacAAGAC ATGCAGAGGGGCTTCTGAGAATTAAAGAGGAGAACCAGAAGCATTATCGCAGGGCTCAGCGGCAtcaggagaagaaggagaagatcCAGAGGCACAACCGCAGGCTGGGAGACTTGGTCGAGAAAAAAACCTACGACTTGAAAACCCAGCACGAACATCTGGCAAACCTTCGGCGGACGCATATCCTGGAGCTAACATCAGTCATATTTCCCATCGAAGAAGTAAAGACAAGCATGAG AGATCCTGCAGACGTGTCTTCTGAGAGCGACAATGCTATGACCTCTAGCACTGTGAGCAAGCTTGCAGAAGCCAGGAGAACCACGTATCTCTCTGGGAGATGGGTGTGTGATGACCACAACGGGGACACCAGCATCAGTATCACAGGGCCTTGGATAACCCTTCCGAATAACGGAGATTACTCAGCGTATTACAGCTgggtggaagagaagaagaCTACACAAGGACCAG ataTGGAACATAATAACCCTGCTTACACCATCAGTGCTGCATTGTGCTATGCAACCCAGCTTGTTAACACTTTGTCTCTCATACTTGATGTAAATCTTCCCAAGAAGCTCTGCAACAG CGAGTTCTGCGGCGAGAATCTCAGCAAACACAGGTTCACGCGAGCAGTGAAGAAGCTGAATGCCAACATCCTTCACCTTTGCTTCTCTCAG CATGTAAATTTAGATCTGTTGCACCCACTGCATACGCTCAGGAACCTTATGTACCTGGTGAGCCCAGACACTGAGAACTTGGGCAG GTCTGGGCCTTTCGAAATCAGCGCTGATCTCGAAGACTCCATGGAGTTTGTGGACCCCAGCGCCGCCGGCGAGACGGATGAGAGCGGAGACGAGCACGTCAGCGACGAAGAGACGGACCTggggacagactgggagaatCTGCCGAGCCCCAGGTTCTGCGATATCCCCTCCCAGCAGGTGGAGAtgctgcagagccagagcaCGCAGGCGTCTCAGCCCATCGCCAGCAGCAGCGCTGGCGGCATgatctcttctgctgctgcctcagtgACCTCGTGGTTTAAGGCGTACACTGGACATCGCTAA